CATAATTGActcataacattgtgtaagttcaaGGTGTACAAAGTGTTGATTTCATAAATGTTTATATGGCAAAATGATGACCACCATAGCATAGCTACCACCTACATGCCACCACATAGTCaccctttcttttttgtggtgagagcatttaagatctactttcttagaaCATTCAAGTACTTAATAACACAGTATTGTTAGCTATAATCATCATGCTacacattagatccccagaacttaaaCTTACAACTCTGAGTTTAAACCCTTTTGACCCTTTGCCtaacgtccatccatgttgtcacaaatggcagggtttccttttctctcatgAAGGAATAATACTCCATTGAGTATATATCCATTGAACGTCCCTTAGATTGTTTCCagatcttggctattgtgcataATGATACAACGAACATGGGAGGCCAGATGTCTCTGTGAGatcctaatttctttctttttttttttttttttttccggtacgcgggcctctcactgccttggcctctcccgttgcggagcacaggctccggacgcgcaggctcagcggccatggctcacgggcccagccgccccgcagcatgtgggatcgtcccggaccggggcacgaacccgcgccccctgcatcagcaaacggaccctcaaccactgtgccaccagggaagcccgatcctaATTTCTCACAAAGAAacacctcaataaagttgtttaaaagaaagagagacagagagagagagagagagagacaaggctATTTTTTcttgggctttttgtttttttgcccatGCCTTTCGTCatgcggggatcttagttccccgatcagggatcgaatcagtgccccctgcattgggagagcagagttttaaccactggaccaccagggaagtcctaggctatttttttcttgtaatgaaaaTACTCTCTGGGTGAGATGCTGGCCTCTGGGTGCGGGGCACCCATTATACATAGAAGGCACTGCGCCCAGGGCCccgaaaacattttcattttcatttcgtTTAAAAGTACCAGAAACCtgaatatactaataatgaatatataataatgaaTCCATCTTAGTTCACATTTATCTTTATACCAACACAGTcataaaatacagtttttaatgttttcctatGGAGGAAAAATTCCACAGAGGCAAaagtacctagagcccatggaaGTCAAAAGCAGCCTTGCTCCTAGGTAATTTGTCAGGAAATCAGTCACAGCTGTCATATGCTGCAGAGAAAGAACCAGGATTGGGACACTGATCAGCGTCCCCACTCCTAGGTCTAgaactgcccccccacccccaacccagaACTCCGCAGAGcagacagagcctggcacaggaaAGCTCCATTAGCTTCCAAAGCGCCAAGGGCCTAAACTCTGGGACATCCTTACATAAGAAGATCAGTGGGGTGTCCTGAGGGATGGGTGTGGCAACTTAGCATTTGGAGGCTTGAAGAACTGTGGGTGGGGGAAACCTCCACGGAGGGAGCATCCTGCCGGCCTCCCCACCTGAAAGCCTTACACTGACCTGGAAGCAGGAGAATCTTCTGATGCTGTGAGTGTAGCCTTCTTGAAGAGAGGTGTAAGGGGGTGCCCAGGAccttccccacctttccccttccctctggaCAGAGGGCTGGGTTGCTCTCTCCTAGATTCTGGGAGGACACAGGCAGGGCACTCAGAGGACAGGGAAAAGGGTCTGCTTGGGCATCTCACTGAGCAATGGCCAGTGGCTGACCCTACACACACCCCACCTCCCCTTACCCATCTCCCTTTTCAGGCTCCTCTGGGTCTGTCCCTGCTCACCACCTGGACTAGGTCCGCAGGTTAAGTCCCAAAGTGCCAGGATGACTGGCGTGCTTGCTCCAGGAGTGCCATCACAGGCCTCCTGGCCACCCACCCAGGTGCCAACCTGGGGCCTCCTAGCCTCTCTACAACTCCACCCCCACCACACATCCAGCAGACCCTACCTGTTCAACATCTTTGGGCACCTGCCTGCCCTCTTCCTGCCACTCCAGGTCAGATCCTCATTGCCCCACCCGCAGTGGCCACCAGCTTCCTAGCCTCTTCCCCAGGGTCCAGATCTCTTTGAAGTCCAGGCCTTTAACAAATCACCACTCTATTCAAAACCTTCAATACCCACCGCACACACATAGCTTAGAGGCAGGGCTTTTAAACATTCCCTGGAActctttcttaaaagaaaacatagggcttccctggtggcgcagtggttaagaatccgcctgccaatgcaggggacacgggttcaagccctggtccgggaagatcccacatacctcagagcaactaagcccgtgtgccacaactactgagcctgcgctctagagcccatgagccacaactactgagcccacgcgccacaactactgaagcccatgtgcctagagcccgtgctccacaagagaagccactgcaatgagaagcctgcgcaccgcagatgaagagcagccccctctcgctgcaactagagaaagcccgcgagcagcaacgaagacccaaggcagccataaataaataaataaatctatattaaaaaaaaaaaaaaagaaagaaaacataatggAGGAGGCTAGTCTACGAAAAATACAGAGCTCTGGCTAAAACAGGGTAAGTGGCCAGAAGCTGCCCTATCTGAGCCACCACGCCACCATGGGCAAGCCCCTAAGCTACCTCTGAGAACCCACTAGAGTTCTTCTAGTTCAAAATCCACTAGATCCTATCAGACTggctaaaactttttaaaatgatactgcCTAAGGCTGTCCAGAATGCTGGATCATTTACCACTAATGGGAAGTGTGACTTGTTACTGCTGTTTGGGAAAGTAATATAGCAATAGCTATTTAAATTAAGTATGTATATGCCCTTCAAGCCAGCAGTTTCACTCCTGGGATTctgtactaaataaataaaaccattagTCTTTAAGAATGTGTATACAGAGATGTTTATTCAGCAATATTATTATTGCTTGTAGTGAAAAAATCGGGGGTAGGAAATGCCCACCACTAGGGAAATAGGAAATGATCAGATAAATTACGGTGCTTCTGTACCGTGGAATAAcctacagccattaaaaagaaggattTAGACCTCTACCAGTTGACTTGAAGGGATTTTTGTGATATATTGTTAAATGGAGAAAacataaaatgagagaaatatatatatatcatgattCCCTTTTTATAACACAATTACATCATACAAAACATGTCTTATATGTGGAACTATATTTATACAGTTTTTTTAGAAAGCTATGGAATAAGGCATCCTAGTTTATTAACACTGGTTATTTGagtgcaagaaaataaaacttgtcaGTGAACTTCTCAGTGCCCCAGTACAAACCCTAGCCTCCTGGGACTCTTCACATACCTGAGGATTAGACTCATAGCCATTTGTGTCATTAATTGTTTGATCCAAAAGGATAATAAAACTTCTCTTGCTTCCCAAAGAGAGAGAGTCAAATGCTTACCACCTGCAGTAGGTCCCAAGGTTAAGCCCCAAAGAGCTCAGGAGACCAGAAAGCTCCTCTCTAGGTATTTATACTTCAAAAGAGATGAAGACTCAGAATTTAGAGATCTCTATGACCTAAAAACTGGagactcctggggcttccctggtggtgcagtggttgagagtccgcctgccgatgcaggggacacgggttcgtgccccagtctgggaagatcccacatgccgcggagcggctgggcctgtgagccatggctgctgagcctgcgcgtccggggcccgtgctctgcaacaggagaggccacaacagtgggaggcccgcgcaccgcaaaaaaaaaaaaaaaaaaaaaaaaaaaaaaaaaaaaaaaaaaaaaaaaactggagactCCTGGAGCTATCTGGTTCCTagagaaattttatttacatttcagaaaGTGGTGTTAGGATTTAGGACTGAAACTTTGCCAAGGAGACCCtttcagaaggagaggagaacgGGTTCCCTTTCCCTCTTTGTAAGTAGTGAAAAACCATCTTTCCTTGTCACTAGCCTTTGAATGTCTGGTCCTTGAATGAGACCTAGCCCAAGATAAGACTCAGGCCAAGGCAGCCCTGACTCACTGATTATTTCTATAAGTCATTTTTTACACTCTCAATATGTGATTAAAACACTTAAGAGAAAAACATGAAGAAGAAATGGCCAAAATATGTCATGATGTGATAAGCACTAATGAACCGGCAAATGGAATGGAGAGGGCCCAGTTCTGAATTTAGTTTGACCTGGGTGGAAGCACTTAGTCCTCTATTGGTCTTTTCTCTTGTTCAACAGGGTTAATAATACATACTACACATAAATCTTCTGAGCATCACAAAAGAATGGATATAAAAGTgccttgtaaaaataaaagtgctATACAAACGTACAGTGACTTTATTCCCGACAGTATCAGATATGCTTGGCAGAGAACAAAGAGCTACATACTGTGACCCAGTCCAAAACCCTTCCCACTGGGGCCCGCCCCAGCTTACAGACATGGGCTTTGCTGCTGCTGTTTCAGCTTCCTGGGTGTCAGGCTGACTAGGTTGTAGGATTAATGCCCATTTATGCACAGCGAGGGAAAAAGGAGCCTCAGCGAGGGGCATGGGGGAACGCAGAGCCACTTCCACCAGTGGCCTGGATCAGCCTCATTAAAGGGGCAGGGGGTGAAGCCCCCAGCTCACATCTGAACGTCTCTCTCTACCTAAGCCCAGGCCCCTGTTCCACAGAGTGAACTAAAGGCTTCATTTCCATTACATCAGTTGGAGGCAAATGCAATAAAAAGTGACCAGTCTGTGCCCCCTCCACCACTGTCCCACCCTTTGAGTAGAGCACCCACCAGGTTCCATTGACCCACCATCCCTCAAAAAAGCCTTAAAGACCACACCTTCAAAGCAAACAAAAGATTTGCTAcatgtttggggttttgttttattttttaaatccgtGTTCCTGTTCCCCTCCACTACTACGGAAAGGCAGCCGCTAAAGGACACGCCTGTTTATTTAGCAGGTGAACTGTGCACGTTTACCGATTCTCCTAAACTTCTCGGCCTGCCCACCCACCAGAGCTCCCTGCAGATGTATGACCGAAGGCCTTGTCCGAGCAGCCCCTTCCTGGGCAGGGCAGTAGGTCTTCACACACTGAAATGACCCCTCCTCCCTCTTTGTACGAAGGTCTTCTCGGCCCTGAAAGCGGGAGGGGCGGGGGACAGGGTTCAGATTCTGTTTGTCTTTGCAAACGGCCTTCCTTTCATGGACTTGCTCGTGGTACATGCGTCTTAGGTAAAGGCTGAGTTGCAAGTTGCTTTATTGGGGGGTTAATTGCTGGGAGCCAAAAGATCCCCCAGCTGACATTCCCATAGCACCAAGCGGTGTTACCCTCTTCACTGGAAGGGCTCCACCGTCGTTGCTCCCTCCGCCACTGGCCTCTCCCTAGGGGTTCGAGAAAACCAACCACAACGGCCCCGCGGCGTCCTGCTCTCTGCCCACACGAGGGCGCTCGCTCCACGCCCCACTATGCTGGCCGCCGCGGCGCCGGGAAGGTATCTttgcggggcgggcgggggcggatAGAGCCAACGCTTGGACGCGGCTGTGCACACCGGGAGCTCAACCTGGGTCCCTTCCTGGTTCCCAGCTGTGCCAGTCCCTACTCCCTGCGGGGaaggagaggccgctagagaagaaGGGACTCCAAGAGGTGAGGCTTCCAGCCCTCTTGGGACGGTTGgctcttccccagcccctggaggAAGAAGACTCAATTCCACAGAGTTGGGCCCCCTGGGAAGTGGGGAGGTGAGTAAGAGGGGAAGGAGGATATGGTCTCCCTCTGGGGTCCCCAGAGCCTATAGAGGAACTTGCCTGTCATAAGCTAGGCCTGGAGGGGACAGAACTGCCCCATGGCCCTGAAACACAATTTACCCCCTTCCCCTACCCGCCTGCCTGAAAACGCTAATGCAAACAGTGAACTCAGACAATAATTCAGACAACTAGTCATCTTCCCTGATgggggcagagagccaggcttgGCTCCGGTGGAATACCTGGGGTGATTCATGCTGCTGAGGCTGTAGGGATGGGCTGGCTCAATATTGACAGAAAGGCTTGAAGGCGCAGTTGCCCAGCCCCGGGGAACCCCCACTCCACCCCGAGGACCCTCAGCCCACCCCTTTCATGAACACCCCATGAGTCATGTATTCACACAGCTGCCAGCTTCTCAGACCACCACCAAAGGACCCCCCTGTCCCTGAATGCAGGGACAGACTCCAAAAGGGTGCCTCCCACCTTTGACCAACCAGGGCATAGACAGCAGAATCGAACTCAATCATACAGCGTCTGTCCGCAGTGGCCTCCGACAGAATAGCAGAACACTCCCCGGCCAGATATGCCTTCTCTGCTCCTCTTTCACTGTGGTGAGGAAGTGGATCGCCCCGCCCCAAGGCCCTTCTGGCCCTTCCCCTCTCACCAAGCCCAGAGGAAAAATACGTCTTTATCTTAAGAGACCCTGCTAGGACTATCTCTGCCACACTCTGGACTCATCACAGCCTGGCCCAAGCACCATTTCCTTCTCCAAGCCCATCCCAGAACCCCTTCCACGGGGGGGCACTTGAGCCTTTCCTTAAGATGGCTTCACCCAGAGTGGGcatctttttctaattcacaTAAAGGCAACTTAATGAGCTCACAACCGCTTTGTTAGGGTGCATACGCCATTTTGTGGACCCTCCCACCAGCTCCCCTGGCCTGGTGAGTCACTGAGTCACTCCCAGAGGTAACTGTGAGAAAACCCTCTGGTGGCTGATGCAGCAACAAACAGAGGAGGAAACGGAAATCATTGGGAAGCAGGACACAGGGATagatttaaccaaaaaaaaaaaaaaaatttattgtacaATTACCCACCACTCGACAGGCCAGCTAGAGGGTGTTTCCATCTTCCCGATTTATTTTCAGTCCCGGAGGATGTCACTGTAGATCAAGGCCAAGGACCCCAGGAAGGTGACATATTCTTGGAAGTTCACCATGTGGTCCTTGTTCCGGTCCAGGTCATCCATCAGCTTTGCAACTTCAGCATCCTGCAATTTCTAACATGTTAGAATGGGAAATCCAGACTCAATGGTTTTGAGACCTTGGGTTCTCTGCCTTTCCCCCTCCCAGGCAGCCCTCTCTCATACAAATGGCTCTGTGCTCACTTGTCACCAAAGATCCAAGCCCACTTTGGGTTCACTAGGCTTTACTTCTCCTCTGTTCCTCACTCAGGAGGAGTGAATACCAGGCTACGAGTTTCCCCAGCCCCTCAGGGGTGTGGACCAGTGGTCCAGTAAGGCACATGGTCTAGGGCCCCAGAATGTGGGTAAGCCTGAGTCATGTACCTGGCACCTCACCCTCTCCAAATCCTGCTTCTAAAGGgcgagaggtggggagagggggcctGGGGAGGCTCACGCACTGTGCCAATGGTGAACTCCTTCTGGATCAGCTCCTTCAGTTCACCCTTGCTCAGAGTGTTCTTGTCTCCCTCGTGAGCGGAGTACTTGTGGAAGATGGTCACCAGGAGGCCAATAGCCTGATCCAGGGGGTGCGCCATGGCTGAAGGCTGGGCTCAGAGCTGAGGGCAGAGAGGCTGGTCAGTGCCCTGAGCAGCAGGACCTTCTCACTCACCCACAACCCCCCAACTCCCTTTGACTACCCCTGCCAAACCACTAAGTGTCAGGTGACATCAGGAGACAGCCCAGGGCTTGTAGGGGAGGGAGAGTGCAGAGTCTAGGGCCAAGACGTGAGTGCCCTACAGAGGACCAGAGCGGAGGTGGTTCAAGAATTCTAAGGAACAAATAGGACCACAGCTGAGAGCTGTCTTCCAGGGGTTCCAGGAAAAGTTGGGGAGTATGTTGTGAGTGAGGGTGGAGGCTGCACATCCagccctacacacacacagagcctcaCAGGGCCACACACTGCGGCACGGACACACCCCGGGACACACTCTCCCAACCCCAGAAGGGCCACAGTGGGGGGCCGCCCCACCGGATGCCTTAGCCCGGGGCCGGCCCGGCCGCTCCCACCTCTCCCTACCGGCCCCAGTCTGGATGCAGGCGGACTAACCCGGGGCAGGGCGGGCCGGCCCCGAAGGACCGGGGCTGCCCTGCCTAGCGAGGACTCACCGCGACTGCAGCGAAGCGAAAAGGAGCGGCCGAGGGTGATGGCTGTGTGGCCAACCCTCCAGCTTTATAGCGGCGCTTCCGGCCGCCCACTGCCCGCCCTTTACGCACCATCCTCGCCCCAAAACTTTCCACGCCTCCTGCCCCGGGGCTGTTCGGGGCTCCGCGGGGCGGGGGCGCCGAGGGGAGACCGCGGCCAACCTAGTAACCTCGAGTTCCCTCCTAATCTCCAAAACTCAGTTTTCTCCCCGTCGCGATGTGACAAGAGGAGGAAGCGGAGAGCCGGGCAGTgtcagagagtgtgtgtgtgtctgtgtgtgtagggggaagggggtggagaaGGGTGCCGCTCCCCGGCGCCGGGGGGAACGGGGGCGAACCCTAGATGAAGGACGGGGAGGGGAGCAGCCAGTGGTCTACAGGATAAGATTTAAAGGACATCTAGAACACACATCCCCCCAAGGAAAATAAATTCGTACCACCACCCTCGATgccttcccccatccccccacctgaATTCCACCCGCAGCCTCTTGCCCATTAAAGTGCAACACACACACCAGAGTCAAGCCCCGTAAGTGTCGTTAGTTATTCACCCTCCAATGCAAAGTCTGTCAGATCCTCTCCTAAGAAAGGATTTTGATAcggggagggaagtggggagagcaGAAAGCCCTGGATCCCAGAGATGGTAGTAGGGCTTGTTGCTGGGGGGGGAAACGGAGGACAGGGAAAAGGGGCCGGCGTCGAGGTCAAGGCCAGACTCCCCCTTCTTACCAGTGTCCTCAGGGGGGCCTCCTGTGAGCTGGTGGCAAGTCAGAGTGCTCCGTCCACCACTACCCTCGGGGACCACATCCCAGTGTCCCCACTCTCAAAGCACTTTCCCCCTTAGCTTTCTCTGCATAGTTGCATCATTTCCTGGAGGCAAGCAAAAGCCTGCCCCCACTTCCTTATTTTACTGCAGGGCAAAACTAAGCCTGGATAAGATTAGTCAAGTCTTCACTGAAGAACAGGAAGTGGGGTGGAAACCCAGAACCCTAACGCCCAGAGGCTGCCCACCCACTTAAGGAGAAGCTCTGCCTGGTCCCACCCCAGCCAAGGTGGACAAGAATGTTCCAAACCAGCCCTGGACACCTGGAATCGAAAATCTTTATTTCCTCGACTGGAAGGGAAGGCTGAAGCAGGGTCCAtccgggagggaggggaaggcaaGGGGCCACGGAGGGTCTGTGAGAGGAGCTGCAGGGGCCAAGAGCCAGGGCCCAGTCATTGGTTGTCCACCAGGAAGAAGGCGTTGTAGGGCACGCACAGCGTGGTCAGGAACACCGAATACtcctctttgttgttgttttgttggggtttttttaaataaatttatgtattcatttatttatttttggctgcgatgggtcttcattgctgcgcgcaggctttctctagttgtggtgagtgggggctactcttcactgcggtgcgcgggcttctcattgcagtggcttctcttgttgtggagcacaggctctaggcgcgcaggcttcggtagttgtggcacacgggctcagtagttgtggctcgtgggctctagagcgcaggctcagtagttgtggcacccaggcttagttgcgccgcggcatgtgggatcttcccagaccagggttcaaacccgtgtcccctgcattggcaggaggactcttaaccactgcgccaccagggaagtccccgagtaCTCCTTGAAGTCGATCTCTTGGTCGCTGTTCTTGTCCAAGCTCTTCATCAGGTCATCGATGCTGCTCTCCGTCATCTTCTTCGAGGGCCCAGGTAGAGAGACAGGTCAGccacccctcccagccctgccctgaccCCTGGGAAGGCAGCCTCAGGCTGATCCCCAGCTGAGGCAGCCACGGAGCATCTCAACCCCCAGAGTCTCCCCCCAGGCCACACCCAGCACAGGGTACCGCCAAGCAGAGCTCAGTGACCTGACTCCTGAATCGGAATAAATTACAAGAGGAAGGCTAGTGCAGCCCCCCTTCCCCTCGACACTTTCTACCACCCAAAGAAATAATAAGCTAGATTTCATACAACATCTCATAGAAACGGCTTGGTGACGATGTGGCACTAAGCGAGATCCAAGCCTTATTCCGTCCCTGCAGGACAACTGTATGGCGTGAGTGCCTGGCACCCAGTCCTCTTCCTTGTCTGGTCCCCTGCCCAACCAGCCCAGCTCCACCAAGAGGATGGAGACGGCGCCCTCAGGGGGAACAGGaagaaaatacagacacatcctgccCTCTCCCCCTCACTGCCCTCACCTCCAACTTTGCCACAGGAGAAAGGACTTCGGGACATACAGAAATGGAAACAGCCTCTCTGTGATGCCACCCTTGTCCCCAGTCTGGGCTCCTGTTATAGCCAGGCCCTCCCCAGGGCCTCTGTCCCCTTGTAGTTAACCCTGCTGGACCCATGGCCCTCCCTCTGCCTTCGTTAACTCCAGAATGCAGAGAGCTTGGCAGGAAGGCCAGAGGGAAGGCCTGGTGACACCCACCCCTGCTTTGGTCCCCTGTCCACAGGGACACACTAGGTGGAGCTTCTCTCTGGGGAGGCCCACTAGGGTTCATGATGCGATAGGAGAGGCCCCCAGGCTGATTTTAAAGGAACGAGGGAGGTTGATACATGGGCCCGGGCTGGAATTCCAGCCTCTCACTAGCTGGGTGTCCTCAGACAAGTTAAATAACatatctgagcctcaattttttttaactgtaataaTAACATAATGACTACCTCATAGGCCTttccctttgtcagttgcctccctcccaccatccccatCTGGTAAGAATCAGTTCTTCCCCCTTCCAAACTGTGTTCACAAACTAGTAGAACGATCCTTTTGGTTCCTGTGTCAGCACCAGCTGAGAGCCCCAGACGTGCCGGGCACATGGAGGAGAACCAGGCGGAGGCCCTGCCCTTGAGCTGCGCACAGCTGACCTGGACCCCTGAATCATCTCACCCCCCCACCCAACTCCATGCCTCACACAGTCTCCACAGCTGTGAGAGCCCCACCTCAACATGGAAGTTTCCTTGATCTCCTTCTCTAAACCTTCATGCAGGCTGAGGTCCACCCTCCAGACACTTCGCTTCTCCGTTCCCAGGGAGACCTGACTCATCCCCAGGCACGGCCCAAGATGTTCACCCTCTTCCTTGGGTCTCTGTCTGTACCCTTTGGCCATCCTGTCCTTGCTGAGACTAGTGTACCCTGCGGGTAGGTGTGCTAGGCCTCCCACCTCATGCTGGGAAGACCCCGGGGGGCTCATCagtgcttcctcttttttttcatcTGCTCCCCGAAGGTGCCCACGGAGCACTGGGGCTCTGGGGTGCAGGGGAGGGACCGACACCTACGTCACCAAGACACAGGTCTTTCTTGATCAGCCCCTTCAGCTCCTTCCCACTCAGAGTCAGTTTGCTGCCCTCTCTCCCCAGATATTTATGGAAAGTTCTGACCATAGTGGTCAGGGCCTTCTCCAAAGAAGTTTCCAACATGGTgtacagttttggaggctgaagggagaggaaaagatCCCATTCCCCAGGAAGCTGGACCTTCTGCTTCCCCCCATCACTAGCCCACCTCCAAGCCTCTCCCTCAAGGACCAGCTACTGGAACCCACGATGAGATCAAAATCTACCAAGTGGACCCCAGTGTCTCAGGACAGGCTGTAGTGAGAACCAAGGCAAACCTGGAACAGCCATAGCAGTGAGACTGACCAGCTGGAAGGAGACTGCACACTCTCCTGCTTAGGAGATGTTGAAAAAGGGGTCTAGGGACAGAGGGGTGACAAGATGGCCTCCCCAAAAGAAGAACTGGTGACAGATGGTGGAGCCAATGAAGGGTCAGGATTTTCTCCCTGCCCGATCCATCCTGCACACTCATTTTCCAGAGGCCGTCTTCACCCAAGTCACCCTCCTTGGCCCGGGTCCCTGAATCACCTAATATCAGGGAGTGTCCCATTAGAGAACTAGGGCACAGGGCAAAGAGAGAGTCCAGGGGTTGGAGGAGGCTGGGACTAGAACTGGAAGGTAAGATCTCAACAGGAAGTCAGGGAGGGGTGCCAGGACTTGTCCAGCTAGTCACCAGCCTCTGGCCCAGAGAACTGTACATACAGACCAGCCACGAGGCAGTGAAGGGGGTGGGCCTATTGAAACCTCCAGGGTCATTCTGAGAGCTGGATCCAGAGGTTGGGTCTGAATGGGGCCTTCTAGTCCATTAGCACAGCTATACCCACCCAAGAGAAGAAGCAGCTGGGGCTCCTGTGACTCAGACTTGGAAACCACTTCCCCCTTAGGCAGGAAGGAGCCAACACCCAAGAACCTGGGAGCTACAGGTAAATCTGTGTTGAGTCCTgagcaaggaagggaggaagaagctgCTGCCTCTTAGCTATAGACCAAAGCCCATCTGACGATACTTGAACCGGACCTGAAATTCATCTCTTACCATCCCAAACCCTCGGCCTCTCCCCACTGCCAGGAGACTCACCCAGGGCCACAGTGGAAGGCATTTGCAGCAGCATCCTGGCTGCTTCTGATCCCACCTCCACCCACAGGGCCACTTCTCAGTAAATCCCCGTAGCCACGATTCCAAATACTCTGCCCTCTTCTCTCCAAACACATGCCCACTCATCGGGCCCGGCCTTCCTCTGCAGAGGTCACCAGAGCTAGTCACCCTCTGCCCTCAACGCCCAGCTTGCCCCTCCATATAAATGAGCAGGGAGATGAGAAGGAAGGATTCACCAAGGAAGGAGAGAGCCAGAGAACTCACGCAGCAGAAGcaggctccctcccactgatCTCTGACTTTAATTCCCTTGCTCCAGTCCCCAGGAAACCAGGGCAGAGAAAGGGCTGATAAGAAGgggtcagagggcttccctggtggcgcagtggttgagagtccgtctgccgatgcaggggacgcgggt
This genomic stretch from Kogia breviceps isolate mKogBre1 chromosome 1, mKogBre1 haplotype 1, whole genome shotgun sequence harbors:
- the LOC131761662 gene encoding protein S100-A6 isoform X1 produces the protein MAHPLDQAIGLLVTIFHKYSAHEGDKNTLSKGELKELIQKEFTIGTKLQDAEVAKLMDDLDRNKDHMVNFQEYVTFLGSLALIYSDILRD
- the LOC131761662 gene encoding protein S100-A6 isoform X2, which produces MAHPLDQAIGLLVTIFHKYSAHEGDKNTLSKGELKELIQKEFTIGTDAEVAKLMDDLDRNKDHMVNFQEYVTFLGSLALIYSDILRD
- the S100A5 gene encoding protein S100-A5 — encoded protein: MTLEVSIGPPPSLPRGWSPPKLYTMLETSLEKALTTMVRTFHKYLGREGSKLTLSGKELKGLIKKDLCLGDKMTESSIDDLMKSLDKNSDQEIDFKEYSGTSLVAQWLRVLLPMQGTRV